A window of the bacterium genome harbors these coding sequences:
- a CDS encoding peptidoglycan-binding protein translates to MPATISLGSTGDDVKRLQRVLARMLLWNPFGPITGVFDAGLQTSVENFQQSNGLTVDGIVGPATWAKLPSYREASPTLQLGSTGPAVAWLQQALTGADVVIQFVPYAGPIDGIFGPMTETAVRALQTWGGTTVDGVVGDDTWFTWMTPGSAQQLTLEAACGLLRGLL, encoded by the coding sequence ATGCCCGCGACCATTAGCCTCGGCTCGACCGGAGACGATGTCAAGCGCCTGCAGAGAGTCCTCGCCCGCATGTTGCTCTGGAATCCGTTCGGGCCGATCACCGGCGTCTTCGACGCCGGCCTCCAGACGTCGGTCGAGAATTTCCAACAGAGCAACGGCCTGACCGTGGATGGGATCGTCGGTCCTGCCACGTGGGCGAAACTGCCGAGCTACCGGGAAGCCTCCCCCACGTTGCAGCTCGGATCGACGGGGCCGGCGGTGGCGTGGTTGCAGCAGGCACTGACCGGTGCCGATGTCGTGATCCAGTTCGTGCCGTACGCGGGTCCGATCGACGGCATCTTCGGCCCGATGACGGAGACGGCCGTGCGCGCGCTGCAGACGTGGGGCGGGACCACCGTCGACGGGGTCGTCGGCGACGACACGTGGTTCACGTGGATGACGCCCGGCTCGGCGCAGCAGCTCACGCTCGAAGCGGCCTGCGGGCTCCTGCG